The following are from one region of the Odontesthes bonariensis isolate fOdoBon6 chromosome 12, fOdoBon6.hap1, whole genome shotgun sequence genome:
- the LOC142396899 gene encoding GDP-Man:Man(3)GlcNAc(2)-PP-Dol alpha-1,2-mannosyltransferase-like, with translation MAGHEHHHRFSLCFCDLMRLMWSLVMPCIYLTLVLTLVMLLVMLGLRMWLQGRRKSRRAQDGGPAVAFFHPYCNAGGGGERVLWCSLRAFMNRYPGVSFVVYTGDQGVTGEQILEGARQRFNITLPRPVTFIFLRNRVLVEATSYPHFTLLGQSTGSMFLGWEALTAFVPDLYVDSMGYAFTLPIFRYLGGCKVASYVHYPTVSTDMLSVVREGNPRFNNADFISRNPILSALKVVYYCCFALLYGLTGSCSDVIMVNSTWTMGHILALWRSPSRTSIVYPPCDVRAFLDVPLEEEEDEDDVEEGWEELGRELGSGEEEGGGAVDRKGHSIVSVGQFRPEKDHQLQIRAFRKLLDRKGDGGKESLRLVLIGGCRNQEDEERVLMLRGLCQELGISDQVDFKLNIPFEELKRELVKATIGLHTMWNEHFGIGVVECMAAGTIVLAHKSGGPKMDIVVPHQGSQTGFLADSEDSYAAAMETILTLSPSARLEIRRNARESVGRFSDQEFEASFLDATESLMSKLVR, from the exons ATGGCAGGACACGAACATCACCATCGCttctctctctgtttctgtGATTTAATGAG GTTGATGTGGTCCCTGGTGATGCCCTGCATCTACCTTACCCTGGTCCTGACCCTGGTCATGCTCCTGGTCATGCTGGGACTCCGCATGTGGCTGCAGGGCCGCCGCAAGTCCCGCCGGGCTCAGGACGGTGGCCCGGCGGTTGCTTTCTTTCATCCGTACTGCAACGCCGGAGGAGGCGGGGAGCGAGTCCTCTGGTGCTCCCTGAGGGCCTTCATGAACCG ATACCCCGGCGTCTCCTTTGTGGTTTACACGGGTGATCAGGGAGTAACTGGTGAGCAGATTTTGGAGGGAGCGCGACAGCGCTTCAACATCACGTTGCCCCGaccagttacttttattttcctacGTAACCGCGTGCTGGTGGAGGCCACTTCTTACCCTCACTTCACCCTGCTGGGCCAAAGCACCGGCTCCATGTTTCTAG ggTGGGAAGCACTTACAGCCTTTGTTCCTGACCTGTACGTGGACTCGATGGGTTATGCCTTCACGCTTCCAATCTTTCGCTACCTGGGAGGCTGCAAGGTGGCGAGCTACGTTCACTATCCCACCGTCAGCACCGACATGTTGTCTGTGGTCAGAGAGGGGAACCCCAG ATTCAACAACGCTGATTTCATCTCCAGAAACCCCATCCTGAGCGCCTTGAAGGTGGTGTACTACTGCTGCTTCGCTCTGCTCTACGGCCTGACCGGCTCCTGCAGTGACGTCATCATGGTTAACTCCACCTGGACCATGGGACACATCCTGGCTCTGTGGCGATCCCCGAGCCGCACCAGCATCGTCTACCCTCCCTGTGACGTCAGGGCCTTCCTGGATGTCccactggaggaggaggaggatgaagacgaTGTGGAAGAGGGCTGGGAGGAGCTGGGACGAGAGCTGGGgagtggagaggaggagggaggcggAGCAGTGGACAGAAAGGGCCACTCCATTGTGTCGGTGGGTCAGTTCAGGCCAGAGAAAGACCACCAGCTGCAGATTAGAGCGTTTAGAAAACTACTGGACAGGAAAGGGGACGGGGGGAAGGAGTCGCTGCGGCTGGTGCTGATTGGTGGCTGCAGGAACCAGGAAGACGAGGAGAGGGTCCTAATGTTGCGGGGACTCTGCCAGGAGCTTGGTATCTCCGACCAGGTCGACTTTAAACTCAACATCCCCTTTGAGGAGCTGAAGAGGGAGCTGGTGAAGGCCACCATTGGTCTGCACACCATGTGGAACGAACATTTTGGTATAg GTGTGGTGGAGTGTATGGCTGCAGGCACCATCGTTCTGGCCCACAAGTCTGGAGGTCCAAAGATGGATATCGTGGTGCCACACCAAGGCAGCCAGACGGGCTTCCTGGCAGACAGTGAGGACAGCTACGCCGCTGCCATGGAAACCATCCTGACACTGTCACCGTCAGCTAGGCTGGAAATAAGACGCAACGCCCGGGAATCTGTGGGGCGCTTCTCTGACCAAGAGTTTGAGGCGAGTTTCTTGGATGCCACAGAGTCTCTGATGAGTAAACTGGTTCGATGA